From Sander vitreus isolate 19-12246 chromosome 5, sanVit1, whole genome shotgun sequence:
GCCAAGAATGGCACCTACAAGTTCTGCTTCAGTAACGAGTTCTCCACCTTCACACACAAGACGGTTTACTTTGACTTCCAGGTTGGCGATGACCCTCCACTCTTCCCCAATGAGAACAGAGTCACTGCCCTCACTCaggtaaactgtgtgtgtgaggatgcACAAGCTTAatcattatatagtatatagcatGCAAGTGTATACATGCTTTTTGTAACTCTGACATAAACCcgattttgtttttatctgacTTAAAAACTACAGGCTCGTTTTCCAGACAGCATGTTGTACAACATGAGATTATACACTTTTCCATATTGGTTTCATAGCACCTGTTAGGGCTTAGGGTGGTACTACTAGGTTCTTATTAGTACACGGTGTCTTCCGCAAATTCCCAGCCATGCTCCACCTAATTTCTAACCTGAAAAGAGGTTTGACCTGCTGTAATGACGGAAACACCTGTCTGGCTGTGCTCGGCACTAGTTAGTTTTAACCAGGAcgaatgtgtttttattcagcGCCCATAGTGAGTGATGCCGTTTATGTTTTCCGGTGGCAGAATAACAGATGAAACattgaaaaacagaaaagcacAGTGTGTGCTGCAAGGCTCAAGGGCCTGGTTACTGCTAGATGAACATGTagtcagaaaaaataaaataaaccacaGTGTGTGATAGTGATCGAACCAAACTGAaccaaaataaagaataagaccGATAATATTATTGCGGGCTCAAAAAGTCTTAACATAAATGTATGCCTCATCATTTTACAAGTTGGTGGatgttttaaaatttttttGTTCCGTCTAGTTTGTGAAAGAAATATAGAATTGTCTTCTTGTTAGTTGGTCAATCGTTAATTTCCAGCAACAGTCTAAATATATTACGTTGGTCTTGGcttccattttttatttatttatttatttttattataccATTCTAGATGGAATCCGCTTGCGTGTCCATCCACGAGGCCCTGAAGTCGGTCATCGACTACCAGACTCACTTCCGCCTCCGTGAGGCCCAGGGACGCAGTCGGGCGGAGGACCTCAACACTCGTGTTGCATTCTGGTCCATCGGAGAGGCCGTTATTCTTCTGGTGGTCAGCATCAGCCAGGTGGTCCTGCTGAGAAGCTTCTTTTCTGACAGAAAGACCACTACAACACGCGTTGGATCGTAACAGTCTCTGAGCCCCGGAATCTAATTCATCACTTTCTTTATCCGTACCTGGACTGGTGTGCATAGAGTGGGTTAGAATATCAGTGCTGATCTAAAATTGGATCATATCAAACTGCCAGGTTGTACAATCTGACATGTCAACTTCATTCTTCACTGGTATTCTTACAAACATTATGCAAATGAGTCTTGAAGTCTAAAAggttaaatatgtttaaaatgctTTTGAGGGGTAAAATAGAAAACCTGAAGAAAGGTTTCCTTGTTTGTGTTGCTTGTTACCATCTGTATTGGAGGCAGTTCAAGGTCATATAGTCGAAGCAAACCCTAAATAATTtgaagtagagctgggcaatgtggagaatatcacaatattttgaaccaaataccttgatatcgCTAtaacaacgatattgtagtgttgactattggtgctttcacaaactatttacacaatatttttttgacaaaaaatCAGATGTACCatagatataatgactaagtggttaaaggcaaataatagaacagctagaagtaaggtaagttcagaaaatgatatCGCATTaatgtaatgcagcctgtagaacaaggaaaagacaacacatacTCACCATaatacgatatccaaaatttaagaatATATCTTTTATCACAATATTGATAAAATATTGATAagttgcccagccctactttaaatatttgaaataatttctaaatgtgttttgattttatttgttctttttttcccccgtcaTCTCAAACCCTCTCCTCCTGATCTGTTTCATTTTTCAGCCCAAATTGTGCACTGAAATAACAGTCGAATTTGTGACTAAATGTACTCATAATGTAAGGTTTatggttttgtttattttcttgcaTGCAAAGCATTAGGTCTCCAAAACCACACTGGCAAGGCAAAGGGTGTTTCCCCCACAAAGGTTGCATTTGGTTATGAAaaatatgttgctttttttttttttttttttttttattaaatctcgCTGTATTAAGTGAGAGTAGATTTTGTGTTGtgctttttaattaaaaaatgttagcctttattttgataggacagcagaagacatgaaaggggagagagaggggggggattgacatgcagcaaagggctgcaggtcggaggagtaaacctctatgtatgggtgcccgctctaccaactgagctatccgggcgcccattgtgttgtgttttatccgctttgtcattttaaatgagTTATAAGAGTATGCTGTATTCAGAGTAAGCCATCCTTTAATTTAATATACGCTTGAAACCGCTTGTATTTGGGTTGAAGGATTGAGTTTAGAGATACAGATGGTCTCCCTTAAGTGACTGCAGACCCAATTCcttaaatgtttttgctatTTGTATTCCATTTGCACATCAGGGTAAA
This genomic window contains:
- the tmed7 gene encoding transmembrane emp24 domain-containing protein 7; this encodes MYGSFRVLLQVLSAQLLCVWVLGSELTFELPDNAKQCFYEDIIIGTKCTLEFQVVTGGHYDVDCRLEDPEGTTLYKEMKKQYDSFTFTAAKNGTYKFCFSNEFSTFTHKTVYFDFQVGDDPPLFPNENRVTALTQMESACVSIHEALKSVIDYQTHFRLREAQGRSRAEDLNTRVAFWSIGEAVILLVVSISQVVLLRSFFSDRKTTTTRVGS